In Gossypium raimondii isolate GPD5lz chromosome 12, ASM2569854v1, whole genome shotgun sequence, a single window of DNA contains:
- the LOC105763356 gene encoding uncharacterized protein LOC105763356 translates to MACLEMYNNSEHKSHHHCAPMSPRISFSNDFVETQQITRQERSSREAPVSSDFEFSVSNYSMMSADELFYKGKLLPFKDTCSNHMQRTLREELLVEDDDNDNVTLSPSKGSTRWKGFLSLKRTHIGSKNANKSEGSVERLGNNTKRSGFVHEDTRVNKTSQDLLSEGGSSF, encoded by the exons ATGGCATGCTTGGAAATGTATAATAACTCCGAGCACAAAAGTCATCACCACTGCGCCCCAATGAGCCCAAGAATATCATTCTCAAATGACTTTGTGGAGACTCAGCAGATTACGAGACAAGAGAGGAGCTCAAGGGAGGCTCCAGTCTCCTCAGACTTTGAATTCTCAGTCTCAAACTACTCCATGATGAGTGCTGATGAGCTTTTCTATAAGGGTAAGCTTTTGCCATTTAAAGATACTTGTAGCAATCATATGCAAAGGACTTTGAGAGAAGAACTTCTTGTTGAGgatgatgataatgataatgTGACACTCAGCCCTTCCAAGGGTTCCACAAGGTGGAAGGGATTTCTAAGTCTCAAGAGAACCCACATTGGATCCAAAAATGCTAACAAGAGTGAAGGGTCCGTGGAGCGATTGGGTAACAATACTAAAAGATCTGGTTTTGTTCACGAGGACACCCGTGTTAACAAGACTTCACAG GACCTTTTGAGTGAAGGGGGGTCAAGCTTCTGA